In Hermetia illucens chromosome 1, iHerIll2.2.curated.20191125, whole genome shotgun sequence, one genomic interval encodes:
- the LOC119653991 gene encoding defensin-A-like isoform X2: MRSILVLGLIVAAFAVYTSAQPYQLQYEEDGPEYALELPIEEEELPSQVVEQHYRAKRATCDLLSPFGVGHAACAVHCIAMGRRGGWCDDRAVCNCRR, translated from the coding sequence GTTTAATTGTTGCCGCTTTTGCCGTCTACACCTCAGCACAACCCTATCAGTTACAATACGAGGAAGATGGTCCTGAATATGCACTGGAACTCcctattgaagaagaagaacttcCTAGCCAGGTAGTGGAGCAGCATTATCGGGCAAAACGTGCAACCTGTGACCTCTTGAGCCCCTTCGGCGTGGGTCATGCCGCCTGCGCAGTTCATTGTATTGCCATGGGACGTCGCGGAGGTTGGTGCGATGATCGAGCCGTTTGTAATTGCAGACGCTAA
- the LOC119653991 gene encoding defensin-A-like isoform X1, whose product MRSILVLGLIVAAFAVYTSAQPYQLQYEEDGPEYALELPIEEEELPSQVVEQHYRAKRATCDLLSPFGVGHAACAVHCIAMGRRGGWCDDRAVCNCRR is encoded by the coding sequence ATGCGTTCTATTCTCGTCTTGGGTTTAATTGTTGCCGCTTTTGCCGTCTACACCTCAGCACAACCCTATCAGTTACAATACGAGGAAGATGGTCCTGAATATGCACTGGAACTCcctattgaagaagaagaacttcCTAGCCAGGTAGTGGAGCAGCATTATCGGGCAAAACGTGCAACCTGTGACCTCTTGAGCCCCTTCGGCGTGGGTCATGCCGCCTGCGCAGTTCATTGTATTGCCATGGGACGTCGCGGAGGTTGGTGCGATGATCGAGCCGTTTGTAATTGCAGACGCTAA